The window GCCGGCGGCAGGGACGGCACGGCGCGGGTCGTCGACAGGGACGGGGCGCCGTCCTGACGCAGGACGGACGAGCCCGCGACCGTCTCCCGGTTCCAGCCGACGTCGAGCCCCAGGGCGGACTCGGCGGCCCCGAGGAGCAGGACGCCGTCGGGGCGGGTGACCCCGCGCACGCGGCGGAGGATGTCGACCTTCGTCGCGCCGTCGAAGTAGATGAGGACGTTGCGCAGCAGCACGACGTCGAAGCGGCCGAGGTCGGTGAAGGGCTCGGCGAGGTTGCCCTCGCGGAAGCTCGTCATGCGCTGCAGCTCGGGCGCGACGCGCCAGTGGGCGCCGTCGCGGGTGAACCACCGCACGAGGTGGCTGGCCGGCAGGCCGCGGTTGACCTCGAGCTGGGAGAAGCGACCCTCGCGGGCACGCGCCACCATCGCCGGCGACAGGTCGGTCCCGATGATCTCCACCGACCAGCCCGGCGGCACGACCTCCGTGCACAGCATCGCGACGGAGTACGCCTCCTGGCCGGAGGAGCACGCCGCGGACCAGATGCGCAGGCGCCGCTCGGAGCCGCGGGCGCGCACGAGGTAGGGCAGCACGGCGGTCCGCAGCAGCTCGAAGGGGCCGTTGTCACGGAACCACGACGTCTCGTTCGTCGTCATCGCGTCGACGACGAGCCCGACGACGCGCCGGTCCCCGGCGCGGGCTCGGGCGACGAGCTCCCCGACACCGCCGAGGCCCTCGCTGCGGACGATGGGCGCGAGCCGGGTGTCGATGAGGTACTGCTTGGACTCGTCGAGGACGATCGCGGAGCGGCGGCGCACGAGCTCGCGCACCCAGATGGCGTCGGCGGGACTCATGGCCGGTCGGCTGTCAGGCATGCCGACCTCCGGAGACCGGGGTCACCGCACGGAGCGGTGGCACGGCACCGGGCTGGGAGACCACGGCGCGGACGACCGCGGGACCGATGTCGGGCAGCGGGAGGACCGCGTCGGCGAGCCCGGCTCCCACGAGGCTGCCGGGCATGCCCCACACCACGCTCGACGCCTCGTCCTGCGCCCACAGCGGGGCTCCTGCGGCGGCGAGGTCCGCCGCCCCGGCGGTCCCGTCGGAGCCCATCCCCGTGAGGACGACGGCGAGGCACTGCCCGTGCACGGCGCGCGCGACGGAGCGGAAGAGCACGTCGACCGCGGGACGGCAGAAGTTCTCCGGCGGGGCGTCGCTCAGCCGGGTGCGGAGCACCCCGGCGTCGCGGACGACCTCGAGGTGCCGGCCGCCGCGGGCGACGACGACGGTGCCGGGATCGAGGCGCTGCCCGTCCTCGGCGTGGAGGACCCGGACGGCGCACGTGCGGTCGAGCCGCTCGGCGAGCAGCTGCGTGAACTCCGCCGGCATGTGCTGGACGACGACGACCGGCACAGGGAAGGACGGCGGCAGCGAACCGATGACCTTCGACAGGGCCTCCGGCCCACCGGTGGACGACCCGACGGCGACGAGCTGCGGTCGTCGCACGAGGGTGCGGGGCGGGCCCTGTCGCGGCAGCGGCGGGACGGCCCGGGCGGCGGGTGAGGCCAGGAGTGGCGAACCGGCGGGCCGCAGGGCCGAACGGCGCAGCTGCGTGCCCGGCTGCCGGCGGCGACCGGCGAGCGCCCGGACCCGGGGCAGCAGCTCGGCACGGACCTGGTCGAGGCCGGAGCCGACGGCGGAGGCCTGGCCGGGCTTCGTCACGTAGTCGGTGGCGCCCGCGTCGAGGGCGTCGAACGTCGCCCGCGCGCCGC of the Aquipuribacter nitratireducens genome contains:
- a CDS encoding CheR family methyltransferase, whose product is MPDSRPAMSPADAIWVRELVRRRSAIVLDESKQYLIDTRLAPIVRSEGLGGVGELVARARAGDRRVVGLVVDAMTTNETSWFRDNGPFELLRTAVLPYLVRARGSERRLRIWSAACSSGQEAYSVAMLCTEVVPPGWSVEIIGTDLSPAMVARAREGRFSQLEVNRGLPASHLVRWFTRDGAHWRVAPELQRMTSFREGNLAEPFTDLGRFDVVLLRNVLIYFDGATKVDILRRVRGVTRPDGVLLLGAAESALGLDVGWNRETVAGSSVLRQDGAPSLSTTRAVPSLPPAGGVRPPLPRQAPGTRPLVGAPKPVRPLPTTRTRTHLSPGGR
- the cheB gene encoding chemotaxis-specific protein-glutamate methyltransferase CheB translates to MSSPRIRVVVVDDSVVVRRLVSDVLASDPEVEVVATCSNGRLGADAVRRLRPDVVTMDIEMPVMDGIQAVREIRTTDRLTPIIMFSTLTERGARATFDALDAGATDYVTKPGQASAVGSGLDQVRAELLPRVRALAGRRRQPGTQLRRSALRPAGSPLLASPAARAVPPLPRQGPPRTLVRRPQLVAVGSSTGGPEALSKVIGSLPPSFPVPVVVVQHMPAEFTQLLAERLDRTCAVRVLHAEDGQRLDPGTVVVARGGRHLEVVRDAGVLRTRLSDAPPENFCRPAVDVLFRSVARAVHGQCLAVVLTGMGSDGTAGAADLAAAGAPLWAQDEASSVVWGMPGSLVGAGLADAVLPLPDIGPAVVRAVVSQPGAVPPLRAVTPVSGGRHA